From Leptolyngbya sp. KIOST-1, one genomic window encodes:
- a CDS encoding beta-1,6-N-acetylglucosaminyltransferase yields the protein MPKILYLIASHTNPTQVARLAKSLLHSSSDARVLVHHDGSRPALTTGTFADDPRVMIYPIPLSVKWGDWSVVELELRCLAWLQEKAVEFDWLVLLSGQDYPLQPLAKLEQCLSQTTYDGFIEHFPAESPPETQWNWDHRLSLERYWFRYYTAPPRCKWLFRKLYRPINWNPWLRLKGGRFGAKIALRRRTTPFSSSFRCYAGSQWHTLNRRCVEYIHRTVQTRPDLVEHYRHTMVPDESFFQTILVNNPDLNLCNDNLRYIAWRPPYPAILQRDDFDALIHSGKFFARKFDTTVDAAILDRLDDYCLVNRP from the coding sequence ATGCCTAAGATTCTTTATCTAATTGCCTCCCATACCAATCCCACTCAAGTAGCGCGGTTGGCCAAGAGCTTGCTGCACAGTTCCTCCGATGCCAGGGTACTTGTACACCACGATGGCTCCAGGCCCGCCCTTACCACTGGCACGTTTGCCGACGACCCCAGGGTAATGATTTACCCCATACCGCTCAGCGTAAAGTGGGGGGACTGGTCTGTGGTCGAGCTAGAGCTGCGGTGCCTGGCGTGGTTGCAGGAAAAGGCCGTTGAGTTTGACTGGCTGGTGCTGCTCTCGGGACAGGACTACCCACTTCAGCCTTTGGCAAAACTGGAGCAATGTTTAAGCCAGACCACCTATGACGGGTTTATAGAACACTTTCCTGCCGAATCTCCGCCTGAGACGCAATGGAACTGGGATCATCGCCTCAGCCTTGAGCGCTACTGGTTTCGCTACTACACTGCGCCCCCCCGGTGCAAATGGCTATTTCGTAAGCTTTACCGCCCCATTAACTGGAATCCCTGGCTACGACTAAAGGGTGGCCGTTTTGGGGCCAAGATCGCCCTGCGGCGGCGCACTACTCCATTTTCAAGTTCCTTCCGCTGCTACGCGGGTTCGCAGTGGCACACCCTCAATCGTCGCTGTGTCGAATACATTCACCGCACCGTTCAGACCCGACCCGACCTGGTAGAACACTACCGCCATACGATGGTGCCCGATGAATCGTTTTTTCAAACCATTCTGGTCAACAACCCTGACCTCAACCTGTGCAACGACAACCTCCGCTACATTGCCTGGCGCCCACCCTATCCAGCCATTCTGCAACGCGACGATTTTGATGCCCTAATTCACTCTGGCAAGTTTTTTGCCCGCAAGTTCGACACCACCGTCGATGCCGCCATTCTGGACCGGCTCGACGATTACTGCTTGGTCAACCGTCCATGA